Within Rhododendron vialii isolate Sample 1 chromosome 12a, ASM3025357v1, the genomic segment tggaaCGCTATTTAACGGGACCTTCAACGAAATTCATTAGTCATTTGGACGGAATGGAGCATTTTGATTAATagaagataacgttgggagtaaacttgattttttttgaaaggttgagagtctaattgaaatttaaagtaaaaattgaggggtattttgaatttttttcctttttttttttttttatctacttTCACCAGGCGAAATTTACATGGTAATGGTGGAGTTGCTCTTGTTAACCCAAGCTTTTGTAATGAGATTTGATCTTGTTCTGTGCTTGAAGGGCAAGGGCTTAGCTTCCAGCTGTACTTTCGGAACCTCAGCTTTGGGCTCCAGCCTCCAAGGTATGAAAAGAATCAGGAAGCTGCCTGAAAGCCCAAACCTTGCCCTTGCCTTAACTTCTGGCCTATTGCAGGTAGTTTGacattattctctctctcttggtatTTATCATCTTGAGCTggtgatttatttatttttttgaatggcaaagaaatttcattaatcatcatGCCTAACAGATGGAACCAATACAATAGAAAGAAGAAATGTATTGAGAGAGTTTTGAAGAGTACAATGACTTCTACTACTGCTAATTGCAAAACAAAATCTACATTACGTGTGGACAAGATGccaacagaaaaacaaaaataagaaatgatCAAATGCCCTCAACCGCCAATCGACCCCTGCATCCGGCAAACCTGCGAACCCCCCATCTAGTGGTGACCGCAAAGTCTCCTTGGTTATTTGACGAGGTGgtgattctattttttttaattgaaaaaagtaacattttattaggggAAAGGCAATTCCGACCAAATGTTGGAAGATACATCCATAAGAGGCAAAGCCCATTACACCTGATGGCCTAGAAGctcaaataaaacaaataaagcccaaaacacTAGATGGCCTATAAgcccaaatattacaattaaGCACAAAAAGAAACCTAACCCACCAAAATGATCAAGGGAGACTCCAACCGTCGACATCCATAACCCAACTTGACCACTCGCACCGCCGCCTCATGCCGCCTCGAAACTTCGCCAATCGATTTTGtgaataaagagaaaaagacCAAATTAGAAACGAAACgacaagaaaaaaagggaaaagagggGAGGGGGCGATGCAACAGCCCCCTCCCCCCATCAAAACCCTAGGCGTCgatcaagaagaagaagggttagagagagaagctctaaTTTGGAAGGCTGTGGAAGGTCGTAGGTGGTGGTGATTCTATTGCAATAGCCAAATCGCCCATTTTTACATCAATACTTTTCATCTCATTAAGAGGAATATGAAATGTATGAAAACAActacaaaagttgaaaaaaattcatataaaatgACATACGGTATATTAATTTGATCTAGAATGGCGTACAGTATATTAATTTGATCTAGAATGGCGTATAGTGGATACTGTTTATGTAAGTAATTTgactttttgtaaaaatatttaCTTGTGCACTCGAAATAATTAATGATTCAGAACCCAAAGAGTTAGATTGATGGTCAATACTTGGAAGTTAggtattcattttcttttctttctttttttcagatTCGAAATTTCTTTTGTGCTATCAACTATGATATGGTCAGTTTAATTATATAATGTTCTTTCCCAACTTTAATTGAGCCTCGCGCATTTGGACAGTAAAAATTGATCCCCAAAAATTAATGGAGCTACACACATATGTTGGCCCGGACACAATCAACCatctgaaaaaaattaatcacaTCACATTTTATTCATGCCTTCCCAATTCCACGTCGCGATTGGTGACACAATGGGCAGCTCCATTCATGGGACCTCGATTCACCGCATGTTGTTGTTGTGAATATAAAAACTTAATTAGGTCAAAAGTATGACACAAGCATTTTCACATTACGGCCATAAACAAAGACTAGTGACCTTAATTCAACATTATCTCATTACTCAGAAGAAGATCTTTTCTCTGATTAAAGAGACTCTTTTGGCACCTTTTCGCGACAAAGCTTTAGACGTACGTCGACCGGAAATATACGCCCACGAAAACCCAATTGTTTATGGGAAGGTAGGTTCGTTCTAGAACACGAAAGAGATGTGAGACACGTTAATCTCAACTAcctttaattttttctaaaaaaaaactcggGTGCCTCGGCCATTTTACAcgcacttcgactaattttAATGGACCAATCTCATCGTCGTTTTGCAGCGGGGGTCCGATTAATGGACCAGCACCTGAGAGGTTTCCAATTTGGGACTAGGATGTAGTAAACCTTTTGAGCTTATTCTTGTTGGGGTCTCAAAATCTCTAAGcacagtttttaataaatttgttttatctctctatctccactcattattttaaaaaaatctctctcaaaattcaaactgaaCAGGACTTTTAAGTCTTTGACATTAACCACAAAGGCAACCCCTCTaggagaaaaaaatttcagtgccgagcaggtaccacgtggtgcccgctcactcatccgagccgtccattacgtatttggacggttcagatttggagaaagaaagagttgggatgagaggagagagaatattttaatccgagctgtccaaaaatgtatcggacggctcggatgtgccgagcgggtgccACGTCGAcaatacccgctcggcactaaaAAATTCCTCCCTTTAGGGGTTGTAATCAGCAACCTTAATTAAACATGAATCTAGATCTACCTGTCCCCTAAAGGTCCCATCTTTGTTCACTCTTTTAGATATTTAGACAAATAGTTTTATAGAATTGCACTCACTAAAGTGGAGCAGCTCCACCCAGTTTAGCTCATTTATGAACGATATCCGAATACATTTTCAATGTTCATTTTTACCCCTCATTAAGACGATTAACCACGTAAAATTTGGTGTTCATCAGATCTCAATCAACAGTCGACACGTGAGTGTTAAGTTGTGAGTCCgtgacaataattttttttcaagataaatgcatttcgtAATCATACTAATCGGTATCCAATCAACACTAATATTGACACGGCTAATGGTCTTAAAagatctaaaatatgaacaATTCTGATTATTAACGTAGGCCAAAATGATAAATTCGCGATTGAACGAATTAATTGGACAAGGGCCGGGGAAAATGACTTTCAGCCTAACTCCCTCTGGACCCTACCACCTGCAATTAATCAACAGAGCTAATCTTTGAAGCGTCTAATACAATAAAAGTAGTTACAGTAGTATGCACGAAGATTTTTCATGAAGATTTTTTTGTATGAGGCTACCATGGTGCATGGCATAGTTCGGTCTGAAATTTTGAGCCATAAACACCACGTTTAACCGGTGTGTTCACGGCTTAAAAACTATGTTCGATCATGAATGAAAAAGGACAAGGGATTTCATTCAGACTTTAGAGTAAGAAGAGGAGAACTCAAGTGTGACCGAGTCGGTCCTGAGTTAGAACTTGTCTTGCAGTCGCTTTaagtcccaatttttttttgaattttgggagCTCCCCCTACTTTTCACCCCTTATAATAATTCAACAAGAAAGGCCTCGTGATCTTCAATTTTCACTTTAAACCTTCGAAAAGTCTTGGCTAGCTCTGAATGTGACTTGTTGCAAGAATCCCCGACTCAAATTTCGCCCTATATATGATTCCATACAACAGCTACAAAAATGGGGTTGCCTAGATAACAAGTTGCCTCCCTTTTTGCCGATAAATTGTTTGGAGATTTTGGAAGACTATCACGTTATGCTTTAACACCTTCCACAACCACACATTCATGGTAGGGTCGATCGTCCACTTCGTTGTGGGCCTTACATAAATATGCAATTGCAAAGGGATCATTGGAGCATCACATGACGTTTCCCCCCCGAAGTCTCTaacaatttttcccttttctcaaatttttgtTTCACAGCTCAAAGTTGTACATGGGATCTTTTAGGTTTAATATGTAAAAATCTAAaagtccattttttttgtttcaaagtgACAGAGAATTCAAAACGGGTTACAGGAAGGAGGTAGTAGTGGCTTTTAGACCCTTCTTCTCTACTTGCACAATTTCGTGATGAAGACCCAGCCAAAATCAAAGCCAAAGTCCGCAAACAAAACATTCCATTCCAAGTCCAAGTCTTTTATAGTAGTCAACACACAAAACTATGCCTGCTCCATCTCAACTTCGCAAAGTCAAGTAAATCGTCTCATATTACCCACACAAGTAAtaaatcaaaaacaaaacaaaaatttatcaCTTATCTACAATAATTTGGCCCCTATTTCCCTCAAAAGAAAACCAAGTAAAGGGAATATTCTTTTAATGTTCGGCTAAAGAGGTCTGGATCAGCTTAGGTACATTTCGAATCTACGACGAAACCAAGGGAACCCATACTTGCCAGACCTTAATATCGAAATCCAAACTTCCACTATAGATGTTATAACTAGTTCCAGAGCTAGAATTGCCATCACCACTGCAGGTATCAACTGCTGCAGCCAGACACTTAACCGGTCCCCTGTGCCCTTCCAGCACTGCCAAACAAGAATAATCCCTCTCACTCCCTCTCCTCCAAATCCTAACCGTTTTATCGGCCGACCCGCTGCACACCAAATCCGCCACCGCCACCAGGCACAGAATCGCCTTCTTGTGCCCCCTCAGCGCACCAGCCACCGACATGTGCCGCCCATCTACGTCGCCTTGGCCGCCGCTGCCACAAGTACTACAACCATCCTTTTCCCACACAATTATGGACCGATCACAGGCTCCGGAATACAAAACGGACCCGTCAGTGCTGAGAGCCAAGGCATTAACGGCAGACTTGTGTTTTTCCAACGTGTCCACCAGCCTGTGTTTCTTCTCTCCCTCGTGTCTCTTCCATACCTTGATCCTCTTGTCAGCCGAGCCGGTGTAGACGCTCCCGTCGACGGATGACACGACCACCGCGTTGATCGCGTCGTCGTGGGCGTTCCAGGTGGACTCCAGGCACTTGAAATCCGACGTCCTCCACACCTTGAAGGTCCGGTCCCACGAGGAGGAGTACAACAGGGACCCGTCTCGGGACAAAGCGAGAGCCGAGACGGCGTCGACGTGGTGCACCCACGTGCGCTTCTTGTGCCGCCGCACCTCCACGTAGTCCTTGGCGCTGAAGAACCGCGCGAAGCGGTCCCTGACGGTTGGTAACGTATTCACGCAGGGGTAGTACTTTGTAGGATTGTCGATCTTCCAGACGCGGACCTTGTGGTCCTGGTGGGCGGTGAAGAGCGTGTCGCCGGAAACGACGATGGATTTGACCGCGCCGTGGGAGGACGGGatcaccgttttgttgtcgggGTTTGGGGTGGAGGGGTCGCGGCTCCAGGAGCGGATTTCGCTGTCGGAGGAGCCGCTGTAGAGGTGTTTGCCGGCGAGGGCGAGGGAGAAGACGGCGGAGGAGTGACCTTTGAGGGTGGAGACGAGGCGGTGGCGGGTGGTGGAAAGGGGCTGTGATGGGTCGTGGGGTTGGGATTTCTGGGAGGTTAGGGAAGGGACAGAGGGGAGGCTGGgctgggaggagagagaggagtcgGAGTGGAGGTGGGTTGTGGAGCGAGATAGGGGAGTATCTGAGTCTTCATTTGAGTGGCATGCTAGAGGACATGGGAGAAGTCCCATTACTAGTAGTAATCCTAATACGTACTCAGGGAGGGGATCTATAACTACAACTATGTGGTGGATGGGAAATTGAATCTCAAAGTGCTTTTtataaagagagaagaagatgagTAGTTTAGCAATGAAGCGTACGTTAGCAAAAAGAGTAGGGTGGGGTGGACCCAGAACTGAAAGTTTACTACACGCACATAGTTTGAAAACACAATTCTGAACAAAATTGtgtttagagcatccacaatgtaatatttaaaattaaaaaattgttaaaattaacgtgtgcttaaaaaaatattcatattgTAATTATTAAATTTAACAACCTCctaatcaataatcaaatttgggcatttgaataatcaaaaataaCAATGTGAGATTtcacattgctaattttaacaactctttaaatgaataatcaaaagctgacacgataagttttaattatttacttttgattattacattatgGATGCCGCTAGACAAGGTCTCCGGATCCTAACTATAAACACACTTATAATGTACTCTAACTATGTTCAGAATTGTTCGCTGCGTATGGACCTTTGTCCATTCA encodes:
- the LOC131310118 gene encoding protein JINGUBANG gives rise to the protein MGLLPCPLACHSNEDSDTPLSRSTTHLHSDSSLSSQPSLPSVPSLTSQKSQPHDPSQPLSTTRHRLVSTLKGHSSAVFSLALAGKHLYSGSSDSEIRSWSRDPSTPNPDNKTVIPSSHGAVKSIVVSGDTLFTAHQDHKVRVWKIDNPTKYYPCVNTLPTVRDRFARFFSAKDYVEVRRHKKRTWVHHVDAVSALALSRDGSLLYSSSWDRTFKVWRTSDFKCLESTWNAHDDAINAVVVSSVDGSVYTGSADKRIKVWKRHEGEKKHRLVDTLEKHKSAVNALALSTDGSVLYSGACDRSIIVWEKDGCSTCGSGGQGDVDGRHMSVAGALRGHKKAILCLVAVADLVCSGSADKTVRIWRRGSERDYSCLAVLEGHRGPVKCLAAAVDTCSGDGNSSSGTSYNIYSGSLDFDIKVWQVWVPLVSS